The genomic interval GCGGCCCCGCTGACCTGTTTCCAGAAAGGGCAATACGTGCAGATCGAGTGGCTGGCCCTCGACGAGGAGCAGGCGCAACGGCTGCGTGAGCTGGGCGTGCGTGAGGGCTGTCGGGCCTGCGTGATGCTCAACGCCGACAAGTGCATCCTGGGTGTGGGGGCCTGTCGGCTGGCGCTGCAACGCGAAGTGGCCATGCGGCTGTTTGCCGTGCCCGCCTGAGCGATGACGACGCTGCGTGATCTCCGGCCGGGCGAGCGGGGCCGCGTGACAGGCTACGTCAGCGACCAGCTCCCGCCGCGCATCTTCGAAATGGGCCTGCTGCCCGGCACCGAGGTCGAACTGGTCCGGCTGGCTCCCCTGGGCGACCCCATCGACCTGAAAGTCCGTGGTTTCCATCTCTCCATTCGAAAGCACGAAGCCGAGTTGATTCTGGTGGAGCGGTTATGAGCGGAAGCTGTCACGAACCGGCCGTTGCCGTCGAAGCGCCCCGGGCGCCGACCATTGCCCATCGCATTGCACTGGCCGGCAATCCGAACGTGGGGAAAACCACG from Rhodothermus marinus carries:
- a CDS encoding FeoA family protein encodes the protein MRSDAAPLTCFQKGQYVQIEWLALDEEQAQRLRELGVREGCRACVMLNADKCILGVGACRLALQREVAMRLFAVPA
- a CDS encoding FeoA family protein, whose protein sequence is MTTLRDLRPGERGRVTGYVSDQLPPRIFEMGLLPGTEVELVRLAPLGDPIDLKVRGFHLSIRKHEAELILVERL